The sequence AGACCATAATGTTTTTATTCTCAGAATAATAAGTTAAACATTGTGGGCTTTGTGGAGCAATATTTTTGAATGATTTTAGCTATAGGGCATATCCCGTTGCTTAAAATAGCATGTGAAGGATGTTTTAGGCGCACATGCAAATCCCTTTTGGATTTGGGGTTTGGCCTTTTTGGAGGGTCAGTGTACTTCAAATTGTAGGGTCCCCTAAGGCACATGATGCTGCTGTTTCTTGTAAAAATCAAGTTGCCTCTCATCAACTCTCAAAggcttcattttcttttggcagTGGGGCTAATTTTTCCCGACCACCTCCTCCTTCTCCGCGATTTCGTATCTCATAAATCTCCAAATACTGCCAGAGAGTACCCCCTCCCCCCTGCCTCTCTCTTAAAGTTCATTTTCAATTCTGCACGTCTgcccttatattttcttattattcaCTGACTAGAGTGGGGATGGTACTACTAATGCATGGTACCTAGATGCATTCTCGGAGCTTTTATTCTCTACCGCTAGTTGTCTACAACTTTGCGTGTCTATATCTCGTGTTACACGATAATTCACGTATCAAAAAGATAACACACATGATTGTAGACAATAGTTATTCGAATTATAGAAATTCATattagaaatttatttttttcaggtCAATTAATAGATTGATAAGAACTTTTACTTTCTCTGTGTGTGGTGACACTTGTGGAGAGGGAGGATTTGTGGTTAATGAGATAAGCAGCTGGTCCAATTTTTGTATGGCAATCAGGGACAGTAACATTgcaaaaaggagagagataaGCATGCAAGGTCTCTAATCTCCTCTATCATCTTTCTAGTGGGCCTTTTGACCACAACAGTTAGAGAGTAATTGATTGTACTTTAGCTCTAATATCAGAATGTGGAGTACATTGTCAGAATCATTCTAAAGTCAGGAGTGGGGTGACCCAATTTGAGTTACTAATTTGGTTAGTTAATGGTTGATGATTTCGGGACTGTAAAATCACCCTTAAATTACCTCATATGTGAGTAAAAAGAGTGTGAGATGTCAAACTTGGAACGTGAAAATTATGCTttagtttaattattttttgccACACATCCCCTAGTTAATTGAGAACATGAAATCTATGATTTATGCTCAAAATTTGATAGTGGGTTAAATGGCatattgatattatttttcctCCAAAGTATAGAATTGAAACGTCTTCATCGCCACTTACGTGACTAATCACTTTGCCTTTAtgacttttgtttttgcattagAAAGAAACCTTTTAAATTTGGTTTAGGTGAGGACTTAAACGCAATACTTACCACACACATACACATCCTTCTTTTGATGTGTTTACGTAGTTTATGAAAATGAATTGTTGGAtatgttgttgttattttttaatgtaaacggtagtttaaattataatgaaGAGGGATGTTTTTCTTATACACGCTATTAAGGTATCATCAAAGTTCGAACCTTCtctaaaaattaatatcattCTCATTTTTCACTAGGCTAAATTTCGTTGGCAATATTTTACTattaataaatacatatttatGTCGATAGTTTGACGATAACACAACATactaaactaaaaattaaaaacaggCTTATGTGGATCAATTGGTTAAGAGTCGTTAATCCTAAGGAGGTTTAATTCCCCACACCCTCAATACTGactatatttataaaaaaaattattaaaaaataggtacTCAGTGAAAAAACATGACTGTTGTTGAGTTACACGAACCggaataagaaattaaaactttcgttaaaggaaaaaaccaaaactagAATGTGTTTAATAGTCTAGGTGATCAATTAGAATCAAATTAGGTGGCATACTCCAATCGATTTAGTaataaatgattaaaaaaataaaagaaaaagaaatgataaACGAgctaagaagagagaaaaaggctACGTATACAATAAAATACACcaattaaaaatttcataagattaaaatatttataaaaattacaaaaagaaaaaaaacacctGGCACAATAAGCCGAGGCAGGCGATTCTCAGCGTCAACTCGAAGAACTGAGGCTCGAGCCGACGTGATTAACCGGCGAACCGGAGAGAAGCTCGGTGAGAGCAGCCATGGCTCTCACCTGCATCTCCAGAGCCGATATGTAATCGCTCGTTTCTTCTAGAAGGGTCGGCAACGACGCCTTCCGGCAACCGGGAACTAACCGGCTCAGAACCCGAACTTTTCTCTCCACAACCGGTGACTTCCTCCCCTCCCTCCTAACCTCCGCTTTCTTCAACCGGTTATCCCCGGTCACCCTCGCCGTTCTACGTTTGTGAAGCTTCTGGTTCAATCTGAGTCGAGTTCTTAAAATCGCTCTGCTCCACCGAGTCGTGCCCTTGGCCGCCGCCGCCAGAACTCGGTCCGCCGCCTTCTTCACTTCCCTGCCGCCTCCGGAGACCTTGG comes from Prunus dulcis chromosome 6, ALMONDv2, whole genome shotgun sequence and encodes:
- the LOC117629926 gene encoding transcription factor bHLH149, with amino-acid sequence MAASLISNVDGSLDASLIESSRKKRRKIGAVESDRNPTTNTGARWRSETEQRIYSTKLVEALRQARQRSSRAAKVSGGGREVKKAADRVLAAAAKGTTRWSRAILRTRLRLNQKLHKRRTARVTGDNRLKKAEVRREGRKSPVVERKVRVLSRLVPGCRKASLPTLLEETSDYISALEMQVRAMAALTELLSGSPVNHVGSSLSSSS